ataataatacccCGATTAATTTCTACAAAAATCTGAGCTATCTGGAGATATatagagatatatttttataaaaatattttaaatgtaactttttataacattttcaaaaatacttctattttcattaaaaatgtagCGTTAAATAGAAGGATAAGAATACCCAAATTATTGTTAGATAAGAACCTtgtagttttcttttaatttcttttataactttaatttattattgttaaagttaAGTTTACTGAAATACTTCTTGATTCAGTATAACGtaggaaataataattagtcatatttaatattataaatgtatatttatttaatcaatctataatttaattttattaaaattttctataaaaattgaagttgtatattgaattaaaaagacctttaaaatatctaaacaataatttagtttattcatCACCTTTTATTTGACACTAGTTACATTTTTAGCAATAGTACGAAAAatcttgataatttaataaaaagttggTTTCGTGGCTTTAAAGACAACTCCTGAGTTCAAATTATGTACCAAAATATCTCCACTTCAATTGACACAAAGAACATCGTGTTTGATGAAATTCTGTTAGGAAGGTATATAGTATGACTACtttgcatatattattatttaatgttctaaaaagtaaaacaattaatagatttttatgtttatttttatagaaacgtcatacatttttataatttacgtaCACTTTGTTCCATTATTGTAAGTTCTTAAAAAACgtaggtataattttaatatcacagattaaataaCTAGTTATTGGACTTAGTTTTTATTCGATCTCCCATAATCACCATCGTATTCCTCATCAATCGGCTTGTTATCTTCATGATTATCGTCATCGTTAAAACCAAAAGGCCTCTGGAATCCATACCCTCCTTGACCACTATAATAGTTCCCATTAAACTGGTTATTATATGATCCATAGCCATTACCAAAATAACCAGGCCTTTTGTTACCATTGTAACCGCCATAATAAGCATTTCCGTTGTACGGGTAACCGTTGTTATATTGGTAGTTGTTTGGGTAAGTTTCGCTACCGTACCCTCCACCACCTGCGCTTGTTGAGGACTGAGATTGACTGATTCCAATATTGATGGGTGGGTATGGGTAGCCACCCTGATATCCACCGTAGCCTCCATCATGACCACCGTAACCACCCTGGTATCCATGACCACCCTGAAATCCATGGCCACCCTGGAAACCATGACCACCCTGATAACCACCGCCACCACATATTCCGTATTTAAAGCATAATTTGTTCTTGACTAAATGTCGTGGTTTTCTATTATTTACGTCACCGTTATCtgtaattatagaaaatataaacatttaatcttacctattttgtattgtacaaattatatttataaagagaaAATCTATTGCTATAAgcgaaaaaaaaagtgtatgtgtgaaattttaataattctaattaagtgattcacaaatataatatataaaatacaatacaatttatataagtaaacaatGAATTTATTGTTCACAAAGAAGCTATCGTAAACttgccattttaaaaatattgagtattaAAAGAAATTTCCGGAGTACTGAACATTCTACATACACAAAGGTATATATACTACACGACATAGATGCATATTCAGACACTATTAAGAATACGTTTATGAGTTGATGCAATgtctaattttttaataaattttaaaattatagttaattgGTATTTTATGAGTTCTCATTTAATCATGTAAGTATGTTAAGCTGATAAATGTATGGAagtaaaatttgattaaaagttTGCGAATATAGCATTcggcattatatttataaaatcgtgaCCGATATTCCGTTCATTACCTAACGGTACAGATAATATTCGATCGGAGGTGCCTTATAGATTAAAGCGATAAATGAAGCTAAATTACTACCTTCAGCGAATACAGAACTTCCCACAGCAATGGCGATGAAATAGACCAAGTACGAAAACTTTGCCATTTTGAATACAGTGTAGAGTATGTTAATATTTGCacgtaaaataacttttatacgtTATGCCACGAGGTCGACTCCCACGTTTGAGACATTGAGAGCCTTATTAGAATTTCCCACGGaagtattttgataataatgttCCGATTTTAATACCTTATATGGCATAAGGAAATAATACGCTTCATTCATTTTGCATACATAATACCTATAACCACAAAAagttattagttaaaaaaaatattactgaagtAAAACAACctgtataattatatctttcaaCATCTTATAATTAATGGTTTATAAATTACCTATCAAAATATCAGTCAATATTTACCAAAGTATTGAGAGCTTGTACCATAAACAGCTATATAATTGATAAACCGGTAGTTTCGTAATTTAGTCGAATAGTATTCAGTGCGGGAAACATCTATCCTAATAAAATAGagaacagataataaatgtcCGGATTGATCGCTAGCGGAATaccaatttaattgaattttataggATTTTTTCAACAACTAAATAAGGAATCAATAGATAGTTCAATGAACTCCTACAAATGTATAATGATTATTACAAcggattatatttatagataccgataaaaaaatatttcttgacgTTTATTAATTGTCTTTGTATTATCGTCATTGATGGGCTACGTTAGCCGCTTATGATGAATATTTGTAAGACTGAATGGGTACCGTGGTCAATAGTTGTtgttatgcttatgtttaaatttaaaactcaaaaACAATAGACTGGTTATGGATTCCTTGAGCCCTcaggaaaaaaattataagcccATTGCCGTTATCcctcatatatttaaattaatattattgttaataagaacatctaattattattatttttcaaataaaaaatgtcaaaaatatattctgctTTAATAGAAGAAATTATAGATGCCACGAATGAGATGTGTGAACAAATACAGATTGAAACTACACACAAACTTACGTAAACTTTGTTCGTACCAAATACtcgaaaataaaaacttattaaataccTATAACACTTTTAGTATCCCCGAACACAAATGCGACGAATTTTGGAATGAGGAAGCAAGCCCTGAATTTAGTAAGTAaatctttcaaaataaataatgaaaaaaaaccttatttagtGTCAATACTAACAAGCTTAAAaccgaaaataataatttattttcaaaatctaaattacggacgaatattttaattttgtcgtaGGAATACGATATCACATCGcttattcatattgaatatGATAAGTATAAAAATGCATCATAACTCAGGATAAAGTTAGAAACTATTTGCAACGACAGATGATTAAAGCAAACATTTTCTAAGTTCATTATCgtcacataaatattaaaaaatctaggATCTGGCCATTGAGGtcgattgtattaatataataaaacttaaaatatagaaattctAACGGTGTTTTATTTTAGcacatttgtaataaaactgtGCCATTAAATTATTGTTGACAACAggaaagatttaatttaatttacgtgtTTGTTAACAAAGTTATTATCACCGAAGTGACGCTAATAAAGTTCATTTTCGAGTgcgaattttaaaaacattttattgctaTTTGCTTAGCGTTCTAAACATGCAAATAAATGATAGTATTAtactttagaataatatttcaatatttaaacatgcAAACTTTGTGGAGAAATGACCATAGAACTGCATAATTAATACTTTCTTTTGGCTAGTTTATGaatatgaaactttttatttgaaatacaaaattgtaaCTACTACTGAATTTTGGCAATTATTGTCAAAAGGATTCATACACAAATTTTggtgtaggtatatataattaaatatttttatttaaaattagatttaattttaacttaaatacttacctaataattgatatattgaaTAGACTGAGATTTAATATTGAGTTAATCATtttgaatagattttttaaacatagaaattgttttagattttttatgttttttagaaGGGCTTTCCATAACTTTATGGCCTGTACcgaatttagtataaaaaagtacatttgtgtaaatatttatgcatattgttttattgtaaataaattacattatcgGTTACTACcaatcaaataaatgtaattcaataactttttaaaagtgttttatttgaaattgcactatcttaatattatataacttttcgaAACACGTTTCATGTCCCTTGACAAAAGTGTTCTATTTATGCTTTTGTTCTTGAAATTGAGATGGCTATAGCGTCTCCGCTGACACTTTTTGCATTGCTGACCGCTGAATTTTTTCCTTGACAAGTATCACAAGGTTCTTTAGGGGATTCATTTTGTCCGTCGGTGTATTGTTGGTACGAGGGTCCTTCTGGACCACTCGGTTCGTAGTGACGGTGGTGGTGATGATGCCCGAATGGCGGTGGCGGTGGTGGTGGCGGAGGTGGCCAGTACAGTCGCGGTACAGGTGGCGGTGGTGGTGGAGGTGGCGGTGGTGGTGGCCAATAAGGTTGATGAGGTGGCGGTGGTTGAGGCGGAGCTGGCGCTGGATCACAGTAATATGGCGATCTTTTCAATCTCTCTATTAGTTTGCCATCTGCAAtgttattaaagaaatagttAGAATTTCAGGaaaccaaatatattaattttattaatttctttgttgGAATCTATATCTCTCTCATCTCACAGATACTTCTTGGCTTGCTAAGTAATCATTTTTTCAGGGCCTACTTGTCACTTATGTCTGTGAAttgaacatatataaaatagaatggaatcaaaacttttttttgcaTAGACACATGTTTACACAATATAAACTCAATGACTACAATTATTTCCACATTTAAGAGTTTCTCCTaggtatgattttaaattataaataaaaacaaacttttggggatgattagttaaataataatgtatctgCTTTTTTTGATTGTTAAATCAATGATGACAAAAACAGAGAAAACGGCGTTAAACCAAACACCCACTAAAACTTTAAAaccttttatgttaaaaaaattaatggttaatcggaaactaaatataaaaggaaatatACAACACTGGTCCAATTCACAAAGGAGCAATCACAATCTTTTGAACTAAACCGTTATGTAACACATACAAAATATGTGgaataaaaaaagctttttgTATACCTCAACATAATACGTAAATATGTCAATACTTACGATTCAAACTAAGCGATGAACAATGACTAACGAAAACGATCATAAACAGGACGAAACCAAGTCGAAGCATTTTGGCACTATGATTAAAAACTTcatatgttacattttatattcataccAACTCAGTACAAACACTTAGAAACGTAACCATCACAAATGtgtgataatttattatgtcaatTTAAACGATGTGCGAATTAATGTAACTTGTCTGTTTCCATACATTTCTTTAcgtaatatttgataatacaaGTGGGAAATAACCCTAGGTATCTAGAAATTCTCCAAAGTCGAAGTTCTGCGATAATGCaactaattatttgtaatatgttatttatttaagaaaaccaatataaaaaatttaaaagtgtaaGAAAGTTTTATGGAgcttacaattaattaatcaagAGACACGACACCTGTTTATAAAAACTGATAGAGGAGCATGATCCATAAATTTAACTAA
The nucleotide sequence above comes from Vanessa tameamea isolate UH-Manoa-2023 chromosome 2, ilVanTame1 primary haplotype, whole genome shotgun sequence. Encoded proteins:
- the LOC113401374 gene encoding uncharacterized protein LOC113401374, encoding MAKFSYLVYFIAIAVGSSVFAEDNGDVNNRKPRHLVKNKLCFKYGICGGGGYQGGHGFQGGHGFQGGHGYQGGYGGHDGGYGGYQGGYPYPPINIGISQSQSSTSAGGGGYGSETYPNNYQYNNGYPYNGNAYYGGYNGNKRPGYFGNGYGSYNNQFNGNYYSGQGGYGFQRPFGFNDDDNHEDNKPIDEEYDGDYGRSNKN
- the LOC113401375 gene encoding uncharacterized protein LOC113401375 — translated: MLRLGFVLFMIVFVSHCSSLSLNHGKLIERLKRSPYYCDPAPAPPQPPPPHQPYWPPPPPPPPPPPPVPRLYWPPPPPPPPPPFGHHHHHRHYEPSGPEGPSYQQYTDGQNESPKEPCDTCQGKNSAVSNAKSVSGDAIAISISRTKA